Genomic DNA from Gossypium hirsutum isolate 1008001.06 chromosome A01, Gossypium_hirsutum_v2.1, whole genome shotgun sequence:
GGGTGTTGAAGGATACAATTCTCTTGCTGCCATGGACTATAAATTTGACAAACTACCACTAAATTCTCTAACTTTTTAACAagaatttgaattgaatgttagCTTAGAGAGAGAGATGAAGGGGTGAGACAAGAGGAGATTTTCTTGCATCTGGCATGTCTGCCTCTGTTGAGCTCTCTGTGCGGGGGGATATTTTTCGCATCGTACCAACCCCATATTCAACTTCATCACAGTGTTCATCAAATTTCCTCCCCATGTTGAAACAAAATAACAACTTGATTCCTTAAAACCTTGAATTTATCCTCTGGAGTAATGCTTGATTTCAACTACTAAGCCCACTCCCCTGTAAAATCTGATATTTCAGgggaaaccaaaaaaaaaaatttgccaGCATCTTTCCAAAATTCATATCTTTTTAGTGAGATTGTTATGAAGGATGACAAACAAATGTCGTATattcaaaacccaaaaataaaaatttactcttattttaataaaacaaatagttGCTAATACAGTTCGAACTTAACCTATGTATAAGGTATTGTCCAAAGAAGAATTTTATTatactaagggtgggtttggatggacaGTTTAACTGTAGTTAATGTAAAAATAGTAATGGCAACAACCTATTTTGCTCTTTGTTTGATTTGATTGTTTGTAAATCAAAAAATGTTATATCCATAGCTAAAGCGATTTAGCCTTTTCATTAGAGCCTTGATTGGAAATGGGGTGAGACATTTTTCCACTCCATTAgagtttttttattactttttagatCAAATTATTTTCTCTATCCGTTTTGatagtttataaaaattattttttcccgaaatttgtgatttttctttaaaattgaaaaaaaatattttcattataaatataatatgtctTATCATTACAACAACATTATTGATAatcttgtttaaattttaaaaaagaggtGAAATTTATgtaccaaacaaaaaaaaagtaaaataaattaacaacCCCTAAATAATTTTGTCATTTAATCGGAGTTGATATTTccaaaataatgttaagataatACAAGTATATGGGATATAATTTTGTCATTcaacatatatttttttcactttaCGGGTACATAATATAATCACAAACTCaattataaaatagaattgaatcaatacaaattataaacagTTTaagaatcaaaataatttaaactaaaattagcctactaaattaaatctaaacataACAACAACACATGATGAAATTTGAACTTAGAAATTTAAGGGCACAAAATCTTGCCAATAATATTAAGACTTCATTGGTAgcaaatactttttttttatcttaagctacttgaatttaaataaaaatatccgCCAACTAAAAATATCAGTTAAAAGTATAACATGAATATtctcaaatttttaaatatatatatatatatattggaggtGATTAAAGTATCGTAATcaatgttttaaaagaaaatctCAACAACATAacatttacctattttttaatgATAGTAAGAATTTCATCATCCTTATAGTATTGAAATCGATTTAATTAAATCCTAATAAAAAGAgttgtttttttgaaaattttaaaatggaaatttaaaaaattgaaaagtgtATTTATCCTATATCTTTACAAAATATGCCATACACTAAATTTAGagtagattttttaaaattttactcataAAATAGTATTTATAGCTACCTTTTTCATTAAGCATAACCCTTTTAAGTCCTTCCACAACTTTGATGTTGATGGACTATAGCTGCAGTTTTGTCTTTATTCAGACATAATCTTTTAGGTTTTCGTGAGCAGTaacaaattaaattatgttttgtaaacttatgcattatttatttatttgaaatcttGACGTTAAACACTTCTTATGATTCAAAATAGTTTCAATGTTCGAAGCATTTAATTAATAGTAGAAATAGTAAATCTTGTTAAATTTCTAACTTTTACACTAtggatatatttttattttggtgattaaattatttaaaagttttaatttaagttaCTTAGCTTTTAAAATCGATATTATATCACTTTTTCTTCTCATACTGCCTACACCAATCAAAATCTCTCTTTTCATATTTCTCTTTTATAGTTCAGTTTTTTTAATGAAGCAACTTTGGATATCCCGAATCTAcgaacaaaaattcaaaaaactttttttatttggtCTTGGATACTGATTGTCAAATTGACTTGAATTTGAGGTATGTTTTTCTGTTCATCGATAGatagtaatccaccataccgatcgCTGAATCGTTACTTAGAGTTCACTGgcagaattttaaaaaaaaataatagccaatgatttaaataaaaaaatttaaatagttcaatgactaaattataatttttttagttaaataaacaaaaaaaacttaaaccGAATAATAATATAGTTGAAATAAACAAAGCAAGGAAGCAGTAATAAAATGGTGACACCATCTTATTTATGTTCTTATCAACTGATTAAACATcagaaaaaagaactaaatttataaatttgctaAAGAAATACTAATAAATTCATACCCCAAATGGACTAGAATTTGATTATACCAAGTATACCCCAAGTAACTAATTTGATGATATCAATCCATCTATCCCAATCCCCCATTACAAAATTAATATACAATCCTCAAATATATGCTGAGAATCCTAAACTGTCTAAAGGACTCAAATTGTACTTGGCAAAAAGTATAAAAACCTATACTAGGCTGAAATTCgttttcttcttttatctttacaCTACCATTCATTTTCCTGGAAAATGTGAAGCAGCCCCTGTAAGTTTAGTCAGGCAACAAAGTCGGGTAACAATTGTGCTGCAAACCTTTTCCTGTTCTGAATGTTGATGTTGTCATATGCAGCTGAAGAGTGTGGTGTGGAAGGGTTTATAGACCCAAACTCATTGGGTTCACCAATGTCGACCCTTCTCCCCATTTGCATGGCTTGGTTAGGGAGAAAAGTTTGATGAGGGGTGCCTGATAAAGACAGGTTTTCACAATGGGGAAGTCCCAAAGTGAGTGAAACACCATTGCCTGAAAACCTTGGAGTGAACTGTTCTGTATCAAACCTTGTTATTTCTCCAATGGGGTATTGTCCAAAACCACCCATGAAATCATTATTAGTTGTTCCTCCCATGAATGTGTACCCATCTTTGTCAAACTTCATTGTAACTTCATTATTGGTTCTCGGTTTCTTTGGACTTCCTTGTGTGATCCCTTCCAATTCAGATGATCCAATGAAGGAAAATCCTGACTGGTTACCGATAAGGGGAGACGCTGAACCCATTGAAACCGACATTGAGGAACAACCATTCTGATTTGGGATATTATTGTCCTGTTTGTTTTCTGTACTAGTTTTGTCTGGTGCAGTGGATTTGGATGTTGAATCTTCATTGTTATGGCTTTTACTTGTTTTCTCCTCTGAACCATTCTGTTCTTGTTCCTTGATTTCTTCCAAATACATCTCTTCCACCATTGGTTTCCAAAGCCGAACTCGAGCATTTATGAACCAATTAGACACCTGACTCCTAGTAAGCCCTGTTTGTTTAGCAAGCATGACCTTGTCTGAATCTTTAGGGTACCTGAAATACAGATAAACAAATCAGATACTGTAATAAAGTATTGGAATTTTGTTACAAGGTCCAATTTTAGAGTACTTACGGATGAAGAAAGTGTTCAAAGAGCCAAGCACGAAGAACTGAGACTGATCTTTCAGGTAATCCTCTTTGGGGTCTCCAAGCATTGTGTTGGATCATTCCTAACTGCTGAAGTGCTCGCTGTTGTCGAAGATGATGATCCACCAACTTAAGCCTTGACCCTTCTATTTTGCTACCTCCTAGACAATCTTCATCACCCAAGCTCTTGTTGGCTGCCCGGATTTGACCTGTTATTGCATCTTTCAAACATCGAAACTGCTTTGAGATGGTTTTTAAGGCAAGAGATGTGTATGTTTTAGCAGAGCCGATTCCAGCTGCTTGTTCAAATGATGATATCACTATCTGCATCTGGTGATGGTATTGCCTGTACCTTTGATCCACCTGGAAAAACCAAAAATCATGAACTAACAAAGAACATTGAATGATCCACCGTACATATTTAGAACAATATTTTCCTTGAAGAAGAACACAACTTTCCCGTATATAATATGCTTTTATATATggtaaataataaatatccatATAATGTTCATACCTCATCAAGCATGCTAATTAGCTTTGCCTTCTTCATCTGAATTTCCTGTCTCTCCGCCGTAGTCAGTTCGGGTCCTTGCTTCCCATCTGCATCTCCGGCTGCCGCCGCGGATTCTCCGACAACCTTACTGCTATTGCTATTGTCTCCTCCTCCTCTACCCTTTTTAGCCAATTCGTTCTTGGTAATCCCGGTATTGTTAACATTAACAACCTCATCGAGAAGCTCTTGAGCAGCCTTCAAGAATTTAGAGCTCAACAGCATACTTTGTACACCCGAAACTCCATTAGTCACACCTGAACCCGACGAACCCGACCCACCGGAAACCCTCATATCCTCACCTGAAACCGCTTGTGCATGTGATCCGTAACCATGATGATGTTGTTGTTGTTGGGAAGAAAGGCTCAAAGAGAGTCCTTGCTGAGCGCGTGGAGTTTCACGCGCTGCTCCGGAAGGGTCAATAGGGTTGTACAAGTTGTAATGGACGCGTTGAACGAGGCCATGCAAGGGGGAGATTTCGTGGGAAGGAGGGTCTTGGTTGGCGGTGGAAGTAGCCGTAAGTGGGACACCGACAAATTGTTGAGTTTGGGGAGGTGGTGGAGCGTGAAAAACGAGGTTGTTTGGCTGCGGCGGCGGAGTGGTGTCGGAGTACTGAACATAAGCAGGGTTCATGAGTACGAGGGTTTGAAGACCATCAGGTGCTTGGATTTCAGGGTTCCCATGAAAGTACGTCGCCATCGGATGCTGTTTCTGTTGTGTTTGCTGTTATTTTCTGTGCTTTCACTTcactgaaaaaaaaaagcaaaaaaaaagactGAAAGTATTAAATAATACTGTCAATCAAAAACAAAACATACGGAAAAACCAAAACTGAGAAGAAACTtgatttaaaactttaaaaaccttattcttcACAATCAATCATCAAACTTTGAATCAACCCATTTAAGAACTTGCTTGTCTGATAAATTATAGCTGCAACGGGAACTAATTAAATGATGATATTGGGATGATCAAGTGGATCCTGTACAAATCAAACAAGTTCAATCAAACACAAAGTAACTTTGAAAAAACAAGACATGTTTATTTGTTACTGATATTCAGTACCTGGTTTGATGTTAATACGAGTGTGCACGTGCTTTATGATCATCTTCATCACTGCGAATCAACTAAAGGGAAAGTAAAGGTGATATAATTATAGTTAAAATACCATAATTGATGAGAAAGAGATTCTGAATATGGTCTATCTATGGAATTTATGGGTTTTTCTTTTAATGAATTCCCAGCTtcacaatataaaaagagagagacTCAAAATCTCTGCAACTTCTCCACAGAAAATggcaaaaggaaagaaagagagaaaagttGAGATTAAAAAAGGCTGAGAAAAAAGATACCCATCTTTATTCACTTCATTATCCACAGATTTAAGGCAATTTTTCTTCAATCTTTAAttcccatttattttatttttctttttaaaatttaagtgaaaaaatatatatatttctctttCAAAGAAACTAGGAAGACATATTTATAGGAGTGGTAGTCTATATGACATTCATttacaaaaatttatatatttaaaaaaatttacaaaatggtTTCCTTTTATCTTTCagtagaaaatgaaaaatgacaGACAAATGATttctgatatatatataataatgaaaatttttaaaatatatatataaataaataaataatgaaatatttcTGTGTCAGAAGATCACAAAACAACTGTTAAACGAGGAAATGTCTCCTTCCACGCCAAAGcctaattaagaaaaattaaattattattataataatttaagaaaacaatgaataattCTTATGATGATGAACATGGAGGGTTGGAGGGTCCTACTCCTCAGTTCAACGTTAAATATCTCTTTGTCTTTATcgtttttattactttttttttgatgattttaaatgtttttttttccttttttttatgtgGTTGGATGCCAAAGTTTGAAGATAAAGCAATTAAATTTCTAAGGATCACAGAACCAACCACCAAAACACACATACTTTAATGCTTCAAAAAGAATATTaaatacaaaatgaaataaatactGCTACTATTAtgatttttacaaatatatagaAATGTAAAGAAAACCCATTGTTTTCTCTTGCCTGAGAAATATTATAAAACTTGAAACCTACCAAAAAGTGAATAGTTTGAtctttgaaacaaaacaaaagctgGTGGGGTCTTTCAATCAAATGCATGAATGTGTGAATTTGAATATAAAGGTTCCAACTGTGTATGccctactttttattttattttattttattttttcttataatttgaaataagaaaaagaaaattaaatctgAATTTGGACCTACTTGAAACCAAATCCATTTAACAAGATAATAATAGTCAATATTTTACATAAAAGGGAAAACCCTAAAAAGACAATGGAACTATGGAAGTGTCCAGTAGCAATAGATTTAGTAAAAGTATAAGAGAAGTTGTTGACCTTAAAGAGAGGGTTATATGGGAATAAAAGAATGAAATCAGAGAGGGGGACTGATCagctattttaaataattaactcTCTCTCTGAACAACAAAAtctacctatttatttatttatttgatgagGCCGCCATAAATAATTTCAACAATACTTTACTATCAACATCAGTAACAATTATAGTAGTAGCAGTATAAAAGTGATGAGCAGT
This window encodes:
- the LOC107925644 gene encoding BEL1-like homeodomain protein 1 is translated as MATYFHGNPEIQAPDGLQTLVLMNPAYVQYSDTTPPPQPNNLVFHAPPPPQTQQFVGVPLTATSTANQDPPSHEISPLHGLVQRVHYNLYNPIDPSGAARETPRAQQGLSLSLSSQQQQHHHGYGSHAQAVSGEDMRVSGGSGSSGSGVTNGVSGVQSMLLSSKFLKAAQELLDEVVNVNNTGITKNELAKKGRGGGDNSNSSKVVGESAAAAGDADGKQGPELTTAERQEIQMKKAKLISMLDEVDQRYRQYHHQMQIVISSFEQAAGIGSAKTYTSLALKTISKQFRCLKDAITGQIRAANKSLGDEDCLGGSKIEGSRLKLVDHHLRQQRALQQLGMIQHNAWRPQRGLPERSVSVLRAWLFEHFLHPYPKDSDKVMLAKQTGLTRSQVSNWFINARVRLWKPMVEEMYLEEIKEQEQNGSEEKTSKSHNNEDSTSKSTAPDKTSTENKQDNNIPNQNGCSSMSVSMGSASPLIGNQSGFSFIGSSELEGITQGSPKKPRTNNEVTMKFDKDGYTFMGGTTNNDFMGGFGQYPIGEITRFDTEQFTPRFSGNGVSLTLGLPHCENLSLSGTPHQTFLPNQAMQMGRRVDIGEPNEFGSINPSTPHSSAAYDNINIQNRKRFAAQLLPDFVA